A genomic region of Taeniopygia guttata chromosome 28, bTaeGut7.mat, whole genome shotgun sequence contains the following coding sequences:
- the UQCR11 gene encoding cytochrome b-c1 complex subunit 10 encodes MLSQLLGPRYAQLLRTWTPTLATWGGVAGVGVIWATDWKLILQYVPYIGGKFKTED; translated from the exons ATGTTGAGCCAGCTGCTGGGGCCGCGCTACGCGCAACTGCTGCGGACCTG GACCCCCACCCTGGCGACATGGGGTGGTGTGGCTGGCGTTGGTGTGATCTGGGCCACAGACTGGAAGCTGATCTTGCAGTATGTTCCCTACATCGGCGGCAAGTTCAAAACTGAAGACTGA